A portion of the Edaphobacter lichenicola genome contains these proteins:
- a CDS encoding NAD-dependent malic enzyme, with the protein MNPQVQEAASEEPVKISLSGFNLINFPRLNKGTAFSDHERDIFDLHGLLPPHVGSLDEQLERRMQSLNAQPSSFAKYSFLRDVQDTNETLFYALLVRNVEQMLPLVYTPTVGEGCQRFSEIWRKPRGLFLSYPNKDRITQILSHARYNDVKCIVVSDGERILGLGDQGAGGMGIPIGKMALYTALGGIHPENCLPILLDVGTDNEERLKDPLYIGWRSKRVRGQEYDDFVETFVSAVKTRWPHVLLQWEDFAGTNAARFLARYRNQLCTFNDDIQGTAAITTATLISAINVTGVPLEQQKIVVVGFGSAGLGITNLLAQFVEDRGVSKEEARSHFYGIDFYGLITEGRQHVAPEQLPYARKEEEVKSWRQPNGQITLLDVVRNVKPTVLIGVSGQAGAFTEEAVREMAKYTDRPVIFPLSNPTSRSEAIPQDLMNWTDGRALIGTGSPFDPVDFGGKKTPVAQTNNSYIFPGLALGIIASKARFVTDAMVKAAATELIHHLPTQKDKQGTLLPPISQARGIGRLIAQAVGKQALQDGQAQVADEAALNREIAANVWEPHYIPYERG; encoded by the coding sequence ATGAACCCACAAGTACAAGAGGCAGCGAGTGAAGAGCCCGTCAAAATTTCCCTCTCGGGATTCAATCTGATTAATTTTCCTCGTCTCAACAAAGGAACCGCGTTCTCAGACCACGAGCGCGATATCTTCGATCTCCACGGATTGCTGCCGCCGCACGTGGGAAGTCTTGACGAGCAGCTTGAACGCCGGATGCAGTCTCTTAACGCGCAACCGAGTTCTTTTGCCAAGTACAGTTTTCTTCGTGACGTACAGGACACGAATGAAACGCTGTTCTATGCCCTTCTGGTCCGCAATGTTGAGCAGATGCTGCCTCTTGTATACACGCCCACAGTCGGCGAGGGGTGTCAACGATTCAGCGAAATATGGAGAAAGCCCCGAGGTCTTTTTCTCAGCTATCCGAATAAAGATCGGATTACTCAAATTCTCAGTCATGCACGGTACAACGATGTGAAATGTATCGTTGTCAGCGATGGCGAACGCATCCTGGGCCTTGGTGATCAAGGTGCGGGGGGAATGGGAATTCCCATCGGGAAGATGGCACTTTACACGGCGCTTGGCGGGATCCACCCGGAAAATTGTCTTCCGATCTTGCTCGACGTCGGCACGGATAACGAAGAGCGTCTCAAGGATCCGCTTTATATCGGATGGCGGAGTAAGCGTGTGCGCGGGCAGGAATACGATGATTTTGTCGAGACTTTTGTCTCTGCAGTGAAAACACGCTGGCCTCACGTCCTGTTGCAGTGGGAGGATTTTGCGGGCACGAATGCAGCGCGATTTTTGGCGCGCTACCGAAATCAGCTGTGCACCTTCAACGACGATATACAGGGCACCGCGGCTATTACAACTGCAACGCTCATCTCTGCAATCAATGTAACGGGCGTTCCACTGGAGCAACAGAAGATTGTCGTTGTTGGATTCGGCAGTGCCGGGTTAGGGATTACCAACCTGCTGGCACAATTTGTTGAAGATCGCGGTGTCTCGAAAGAAGAAGCACGGTCTCACTTCTACGGGATCGACTTCTATGGCCTCATCACCGAAGGCCGTCAACATGTGGCGCCAGAGCAGCTGCCCTATGCGCGTAAAGAGGAAGAGGTGAAGAGTTGGAGACAGCCAAATGGACAGATCACGCTCCTGGATGTAGTTCGCAATGTGAAGCCGACTGTCCTGATCGGCGTGTCCGGTCAGGCGGGAGCGTTCACCGAGGAGGCCGTTCGTGAGATGGCAAAGTACACAGATCGCCCGGTGATCTTTCCTTTGTCCAATCCTACTTCGCGCAGTGAGGCGATACCCCAGGACTTAATGAACTGGACGGACGGCCGCGCATTGATCGGCACCGGCAGTCCGTTCGATCCAGTGGACTTTGGCGGGAAAAAAACACCGGTCGCTCAGACTAATAATTCGTACATCTTTCCTGGACTCGCCCTTGGCATCATTGCTTCCAAAGCTCGATTCGTCACCGATGCAATGGTGAAGGCGGCGGCAACTGAACTGATTCATCACCTGCCCACGCAGAAGGACAAGCAAGGAACTCTTCTTCCGCCGATCTCTCAGGCGCGCGGAATTGGCCGCTTGATCGCGCAGGCTGTTGGGAAGCAGGCACTTCAGGATGGCCAAGCGCAGGTAGCCGACGAAGCAGCCCTGAATCGGGAGATCGCCGCAAACGTTTGGGAGCCACATTACATTCCCTATGAACGGGGCTGA
- a CDS encoding anti-sigma factor family protein, translating into MNDHLSSEVLNSLVDGELPTEQLASVNQHLAVCPACTSDALGQSLLKSSTSKAGQRSTPPQHLQERLARLVSQVDSGPELPSQSLTILRSKGRFEWLGWFAAAALFLVSVSLGFLQRSQLASIRQAAWVTEVSDQHIATLATSLPPQVLSTDRHTVKPWFQGKIPFSFNLPENLPSDTTLDGANLAYLGNEPVAQLLYSIGKHRVSVFIRKNAGSVVAKEQLTEHSGFHLKGFSNGDLTFVAVSDVEPSRLSSLLDAIERAQTAAHR; encoded by the coding sequence ATGAACGATCATCTTTCTTCTGAAGTTCTGAACTCGCTCGTCGATGGAGAGTTGCCGACAGAACAATTGGCCAGCGTGAACCAACATCTTGCCGTCTGCCCTGCATGCACCTCCGATGCGCTTGGACAAAGCCTGCTGAAGTCTTCCACCTCAAAGGCCGGTCAACGGAGTACACCTCCGCAACACCTGCAGGAGCGCCTGGCGCGTCTGGTTTCGCAGGTGGATTCTGGACCCGAGTTGCCGTCGCAATCTTTGACGATATTGCGCTCGAAGGGGCGATTTGAATGGCTGGGGTGGTTTGCTGCTGCCGCGCTCTTTTTAGTATCGGTAAGTCTGGGATTTTTGCAGCGTTCCCAGCTTGCGTCCATCCGACAGGCTGCGTGGGTCACCGAGGTCTCTGATCAACATATTGCCACCCTTGCGACGAGCTTGCCACCACAGGTGCTCTCTACAGACCGACATACTGTAAAGCCGTGGTTTCAGGGAAAGATTCCCTTCAGTTTTAATTTACCGGAGAACCTGCCGAGCGATACGACTCTCGATGGAGCTAACCTGGCCTACCTCGGAAACGAGCCTGTCGCACAGTTGCTCTATAGCATTGGTAAGCATCGGGTGTCAGTCTTCATTCGGAAGAATGCGGGTTCTGTGGTCGCGAAGGAGCAGCTGACGGAACACTCGGGATTCCACCTGAAGGGGTTTTCCAATGGAGATCTGACATTTGTTGCGGTTAGTGACGTTGAGCCAAGCCGGCTGTCGAGCCTGCTCGACGCCATCGAAAGGGCGCAAACGGCCGCTCATCGCTAG
- a CDS encoding threonine/serine exporter family protein produces the protein MTENHTTVAAPEETAHLSLELGRLLLMNGSDTARAKEAVERFAHGLGYESHLSITFEALLLTVIAENQFRTKVGSHIPATTVNMTAVESLNRIVDDTASGLLDVVTITSRLTVLEYSKPLYPWWLVAAALGLTGASLSRLFGGDWSVFATVFIASTIGTAVRQRLGRWHVHQLAIPFITALVSGIIGGVGMRLHPSNIPALCLIAPAMLLVPGVPLINGIRDAIDNNMTLSLSRLSFAVLVVVAIALGLFTATVVTGVGIPISGPTPLLPIAEDAAFSALTTIGYVFLFNVTASAAWACIICGVCCHALRTALLHLGLDIISGTVLSSLVAGLLAHIFARRFRTPPTTFAFPGVVALVPGSYAFRAFIGCLQILKAGALASSGLVAETASLILYTILLTSAIAVGLAIALSIPLPAWHRNPNAV, from the coding sequence ATGACAGAGAACCACACAACAGTTGCAGCTCCAGAGGAGACCGCGCATCTCTCTTTGGAGCTCGGCCGGCTTCTCCTGATGAACGGCTCTGATACCGCTCGCGCGAAGGAAGCAGTAGAGCGTTTTGCTCATGGGCTGGGTTACGAATCGCATCTATCGATTACCTTCGAAGCGCTTCTGCTCACGGTCATTGCGGAAAATCAGTTCCGAACGAAGGTCGGTTCACATATTCCAGCCACGACCGTGAATATGACCGCCGTAGAGTCTCTCAACCGAATCGTCGATGACACTGCCTCCGGCCTTCTTGATGTCGTCACAATAACTTCGCGACTCACCGTCTTGGAGTACAGTAAACCACTCTATCCATGGTGGCTTGTTGCCGCTGCGCTCGGACTGACTGGGGCAAGCCTCTCCAGGCTGTTCGGGGGGGACTGGTCTGTCTTCGCCACGGTCTTTATCGCATCCACGATTGGGACTGCCGTACGCCAGCGGCTCGGCCGCTGGCACGTCCATCAGCTAGCCATTCCCTTCATAACCGCCTTGGTCTCTGGCATCATCGGTGGTGTGGGGATGAGGTTGCATCCAAGTAACATCCCCGCGCTCTGCCTCATCGCCCCAGCGATGCTCCTGGTTCCCGGTGTTCCTCTCATCAACGGCATCCGAGACGCAATCGATAACAATATGACCCTCAGTCTTTCGAGGCTTTCTTTTGCCGTATTGGTTGTAGTGGCCATCGCGTTAGGCCTCTTCACAGCAACAGTCGTAACCGGCGTTGGCATACCTATATCGGGCCCAACACCCTTGTTGCCAATTGCAGAAGATGCTGCATTCTCTGCATTGACAACCATCGGTTACGTCTTCCTGTTCAATGTCACTGCAAGCGCCGCCTGGGCCTGCATCATCTGTGGCGTCTGTTGTCACGCCCTCCGAACCGCTCTGTTGCACCTCGGTTTGGACATCATCAGTGGAACCGTACTTAGTTCACTGGTCGCAGGCCTTCTAGCTCATATCTTTGCCCGACGTTTTCGAACTCCTCCCACAACGTTTGCCTTTCCCGGCGTCGTAGCTCTGGTTCCAGGCTCCTACGCCTTTCGAGCGTTTATAGGCTGTCTCCAAATCTTGAAAGCGGGAGCTCTCGCGTCCAGCGGTCTTGTCGCTGAAACAGCGTCGCTCATTCTTTACACAATTCTTCTGACATCCGCAATCGCCGTTGGTCTGGCGATTGCACTCTCTATCCCACTGCCCGCTTGGCATCGCAATCCCAACGCGGTCTAG
- the fumC gene encoding class II fumarate hydratase, with protein MAAQEVSALKPIPIGIQAMGTRKETDSMGEVEVPAAHYWGAQTARSLIHFAIGDDHMPKQVYHAYGYVKKAAALVNAAAGRLDQRLADAIGVVADEVIAGKLDSEFPLFVWQTGSGTQSNMNVNEVISNRAIQLLGGELGSKTPVHPNDHVNMAQSSNDTFPTAMHIASALEVKRYLLPKVEALASAIEDKAKQWSNVVKIGRTHLEDAVPLTVGQEWSGYAVQLRDSIALIDQSLRGIYQLAAGGTAVGTGLNAPPHFGEEIAAKIAELTKLPFVTAPNKFAAQGSLDAMVNAHAALRSLAVALMKIANDMRWLASGPRCGLGELVLPANEPGSSIMPGKVNPTQCEAIVMICIQVIGDDSAVAFAGSQGNFELNAMRPIIINNFLHSARILADGCEKFRIFSVEGTALNEKRIAQFVQNSLMLVTALSPVIGYDKASKIAHKALDEETTLKQAALATGWIDEKTFDEVVDPKKMVFPQS; from the coding sequence ATGGCTGCACAAGAGGTGTCTGCGTTGAAGCCTATCCCCATAGGCATTCAGGCTATGGGAACACGTAAGGAAACGGACTCGATGGGAGAAGTTGAGGTGCCGGCGGCCCACTATTGGGGCGCGCAAACGGCGCGTTCTCTGATTCACTTCGCTATCGGAGACGATCACATGCCGAAGCAGGTGTACCACGCTTATGGCTATGTGAAGAAGGCAGCCGCTCTGGTTAATGCCGCTGCGGGACGCCTCGATCAACGACTTGCGGATGCTATCGGTGTGGTTGCGGACGAGGTCATCGCGGGCAAGCTGGATAGTGAGTTTCCGCTCTTCGTATGGCAGACGGGCTCCGGGACGCAATCAAATATGAACGTCAACGAAGTAATCTCCAACCGCGCCATTCAACTGCTTGGCGGCGAGCTGGGGAGCAAGACACCGGTTCATCCTAATGACCATGTCAACATGGCCCAATCGTCGAACGATACCTTTCCAACAGCGATGCACATCGCCAGCGCACTTGAGGTCAAGCGATACCTGTTGCCCAAGGTAGAAGCTTTGGCTTCAGCGATCGAGGATAAGGCGAAACAGTGGAGTAACGTCGTCAAGATTGGACGCACACATCTGGAAGACGCGGTACCACTGACTGTCGGGCAGGAGTGGTCAGGCTACGCTGTCCAGCTTCGCGACTCAATAGCCCTCATCGACCAGTCTCTTCGTGGGATCTATCAATTGGCGGCGGGCGGTACGGCTGTCGGCACCGGACTGAATGCTCCACCTCACTTTGGTGAGGAGATCGCCGCAAAGATTGCGGAGTTGACGAAGCTACCGTTCGTGACAGCGCCAAACAAGTTTGCCGCACAGGGTTCGCTCGATGCGATGGTGAACGCTCATGCAGCGCTGCGTTCGCTCGCCGTGGCGCTGATGAAGATTGCCAACGATATGCGCTGGCTGGCGTCGGGTCCGCGGTGCGGATTAGGTGAGCTGGTGTTGCCGGCGAACGAACCGGGATCTTCGATCATGCCCGGTAAAGTGAATCCCACCCAATGCGAGGCAATCGTGATGATCTGCATCCAAGTCATCGGCGATGATTCCGCGGTGGCCTTTGCCGGCTCGCAGGGCAACTTTGAATTGAATGCGATGAGGCCGATTATCATCAATAACTTTCTTCATTCGGCACGCATCCTGGCCGATGGATGCGAGAAGTTCCGGATCTTCTCGGTCGAAGGAACTGCGTTAAATGAAAAACGCATTGCGCAGTTTGTTCAGAACTCTCTGATGCTCGTTACAGCGCTCAGCCCTGTCATTGGGTATGACAAGGCGTCGAAGATCGCTCATAAGGCGCTCGATGAAGAAACAACACTGAAGCAAGCCGCACTTGCGACAGGGTGGATTGATGAGAAGACGTTCGATGAAGTTGTTGATCCGAAGAAGATGGTGTTTCCACAGAGCTGA
- a CDS encoding glycoside hydrolase 64/thaumatin family protein encodes MSKYISSNNVCAGPMTLLYVLLIDFAAIRKMTVAQPRQFFITNNCAETVWVAGAGNRTPVFSGSSGGLDLPAGSTVTASLPTPRLAAASGDVVSALFDANGKGSCQTGDFGGLWCQHAGAGTTIHADGILTGSPSGAVFPEGGNSLRLHLHACWIGAHGTAALCRDLLLNGKLTNPSMSASMKRRY; translated from the coding sequence TTGTCAAAATACATCTCATCGAATAATGTCTGTGCCGGCCCGATGACGCTACTGTATGTGCTACTGATTGACTTTGCCGCTATCCGCAAGATGACGGTCGCCCAGCCCCGTCAATTCTTCATCACGAATAACTGCGCAGAAACGGTATGGGTTGCCGGAGCGGGCAATCGGACTCCCGTCTTCAGCGGTTCGTCTGGAGGCCTGGACCTTCCTGCAGGTTCAACCGTCACCGCCTCACTGCCCACGCCACGGTTGGCGGCCGCTTCTGGGGACGTCGTCAGTGCACTCTTCGATGCGAACGGCAAGGGCTCCTGTCAGACGGGTGATTTCGGTGGTCTATGGTGTCAACACGCCGGAGCCGGTACGACCATCCATGCGGATGGTATCCTCACCGGTTCACCGAGCGGAGCAGTCTTTCCCGAGGGCGGCAACTCACTGCGGCTTCACCTACACGCTTGCTGGATCGGCGCACACGGTACGGCTGCACTTTGCCGAGACTTACTTCTCAACGGCAAACTCACGAACCCTTCAATGTCAGCATCAATGAAACGCAGGTATTGA
- a CDS encoding DUF302 domain-containing protein codes for MKHSKDNGIIDTLSNHSVDQTVERLKRILGTKGVTLFAVIDHSGEAEKVGLKMRPTKLLIFGNPKAGTPLMLAAPSIAIDLPIKILVWEDSEGRTWASYNTPAYLQERHDVPQELLPNISVAAALAAEASE; via the coding sequence ATGAAACATAGTAAGGACAATGGCATCATCGATACGCTCAGTAATCACTCAGTGGATCAGACGGTGGAAAGACTCAAGAGAATTCTGGGAACGAAGGGCGTCACCCTGTTCGCGGTAATTGATCACAGCGGGGAAGCGGAGAAAGTCGGGTTGAAGATGCGGCCAACCAAACTTCTGATCTTCGGCAACCCAAAAGCTGGTACTCCACTGATGCTGGCGGCCCCCAGCATTGCAATCGATCTGCCGATTAAAATTCTTGTCTGGGAAGATAGCGAGGGAAGAACTTGGGCATCCTACAATACTCCCGCATACCTGCAAGAGCGGCACGATGTACCGCAGGAGTTGCTGCCTAACATCTCTGTCGCGGCAGCTTTGGCAGCCGAAGCATCTGAGTAA
- a CDS encoding sigma-70 family RNA polymerase sigma factor, producing the protein MPLLPSLYNVAKWLTRNDDDAEDLVQETFLKALRGFASFETGTNFKAWIFRILRNTYLTSRSGLAAFRTVALEDQLGDGEESGSRLYPEGAIDRDTPEINLLRLSDRAAIEAAMEKLSPPLLEVLLLCDVEEMKYKEIASVLEVPIGTVMSRIARARASLRETLQVSMVPREFRA; encoded by the coding sequence ATGCCTTTGCTCCCTTCGCTCTACAACGTTGCCAAGTGGCTTACCCGTAACGACGATGACGCGGAGGATCTTGTGCAGGAGACTTTTTTGAAGGCGCTTCGCGGTTTCGCCTCATTCGAGACTGGCACAAACTTCAAAGCCTGGATTTTTCGTATTTTGAGAAATACGTACCTCACTTCGCGCAGCGGGCTCGCGGCTTTCCGCACTGTTGCGCTGGAAGATCAGCTGGGAGACGGCGAAGAGTCCGGGTCGCGTCTTTATCCCGAAGGCGCAATCGATCGCGACACGCCAGAGATCAATCTTCTACGTCTGAGCGACCGTGCAGCGATTGAGGCTGCTATGGAAAAGTTGTCTCCTCCGCTGCTCGAGGTTCTTTTGCTCTGCGATGTGGAAGAGATGAAGTACAAAGAGATTGCCAGTGTTCTTGAAGTTCCAATCGGGACTGTGATGTCGCGCATCGCGCGCGCACGTGCCTCTCTTCGTGAAACGTTACAGGTTTCCATGGTGCCAAGGGAGTTCCGCGCATGA
- a CDS encoding FAD-dependent monooxygenase, with protein sequence MGFDTEYVSHVQDQDGVTTTVRDRLSEKEYRIRSKYLIGADGGRSRVAEDIGLPMEGKMGLAGSMNILFDADLTRYAAYRPAVLFLA encoded by the coding sequence GTGGGATTCGATACAGAGTACGTGTCGCACGTGCAGGACCAGGATGGCGTAACGACAACGGTGCGAGACCGGCTGAGCGAAAAAGAGTACCGCATTCGTTCGAAGTACCTGATCGGTGCGGATGGTGGCCGCAGCAGGGTAGCCGAAGACATCGGTCTGCCGATGGAAGGCAAAATGGGGCTTGCGGGAAGCATGAATATCCTCTTTGATGCCGATCTGACGCGGTACGCCGCGTATCGGCCGGCGGTATTGTTTCTCGCCTGA
- a CDS encoding acyltransferase family protein: MTTMSAPSETPWPSLTAARPGRLLSLDFLRGLTIAFMILVNNNGSEVYAYWPLKHAAWNGFTPTDLVFPTFLFLVGISTVFSSASRIAQGATRQSLLLHVVRRSVILFLLGLVVNSFPFFNLHTMRFYGVLPRIAICYLIVASLYLVSPGWRGKVALAVAALVGYWILMRFVPVPGYGVPGRDIPLLDHDANLTAWLDRQIFSASHLYERTRDPEGLLSTIPALATALLGLLTGIWLRTQRKLTQKVSGVAIAGFTGLLLGGLWNFTFPINKKLWTSSYVLFAGGLSLLLLALCLAIVDLPEKKSGKQDRSRLLTPFFIFGTNAIAAYVFSELLAAAIASIRLQPGLNLQQYCYQLIARLVPNPAFASLLYSLLFVVVCWLFVAALYRRKIFLKV, translated from the coding sequence ATGACAACGATGAGCGCACCCTCCGAAACACCCTGGCCATCTCTTACCGCCGCACGACCAGGCCGCCTGCTGTCGCTCGACTTTCTGCGCGGCCTGACCATTGCCTTCATGATCCTCGTCAATAACAACGGCAGCGAGGTTTACGCGTACTGGCCGCTTAAACACGCGGCATGGAATGGCTTCACACCGACCGATCTCGTCTTCCCTACCTTTCTCTTTCTTGTCGGCATCTCGACGGTCTTCTCCAGTGCCTCCCGTATCGCGCAAGGTGCGACAAGGCAGTCGCTGCTTCTGCATGTTGTTCGGCGGTCTGTGATTCTGTTTTTGCTTGGCCTGGTGGTGAACAGCTTTCCATTCTTCAATCTCCACACGATGCGCTTCTATGGTGTGCTTCCTCGCATCGCCATCTGTTATTTGATCGTGGCTTCGCTCTATCTTGTTAGTCCGGGCTGGCGCGGCAAGGTGGCTCTCGCAGTTGCCGCGCTTGTTGGATACTGGATTCTGATGCGATTTGTTCCGGTGCCCGGATATGGCGTGCCTGGACGTGACATTCCCCTGCTCGACCACGACGCAAATCTCACCGCGTGGCTGGATCGTCAGATTTTTTCTGCGTCTCATCTCTACGAGCGCACACGCGATCCAGAGGGACTGCTCAGTACAATTCCAGCTTTGGCCACAGCTTTGCTTGGCCTGCTAACGGGTATTTGGTTGCGGACTCAGCGCAAACTGACTCAGAAGGTGAGTGGAGTCGCGATCGCCGGATTTACAGGCCTTCTTCTCGGCGGTCTGTGGAACTTCACCTTCCCCATCAATAAGAAACTCTGGACCAGCTCGTACGTTCTCTTCGCTGGCGGCCTCAGCCTTCTGCTGCTTGCGCTGTGTCTTGCGATTGTGGATCTACCAGAGAAGAAATCTGGCAAGCAGGACCGCTCCCGTTTGCTTACCCCCTTCTTCATCTTTGGGACCAACGCTATCGCGGCTTATGTCTTCTCTGAGCTTCTGGCGGCAGCGATCGCCAGCATTCGTTTGCAGCCGGGCCTCAACTTGCAGCAATACTGCTATCAGCTCATTGCCCGACTCGTGCCAAACCCAGCCTTTGCTTCCCTGCTCTACTCACTCCTGTTCGTTGTCGTCTGCTGGCTTTTTGTCGCTGCACTCTACCGACGCAAGATTTTTCTCAAGGTCTGA
- a CDS encoding alpha-N-acetylglucosaminidase, translating into MGLRHLLSTSFLLLGLLIRPAMTFAESPTLAVEGVLQRLMPQLARQFDLALVPRPDNKDYFRIAGTRGHIRVEAATQPTLLYGVNWYLKYVAHLQVSTNGVQLGAPGLILAAPKTAIEKPALYRWRYGLNENVDGYSAPYWNEERWQREIDILALNGTNAVLIERGMDLVLYQTFRDAGYSDEAIRNWIVQPAHQNWQLMGNMCCFQAPISMELLEKRSRSAQQLIATLRRLGITPVLPGYYGIVPADFASLHPGAHVITQGDWNGFTRPGWLDPRDSNFDKLAESFYRHQHALYGDSAIYDMEIFQEGGASGDVPVPEAAKQVQRALLRAHPDALWMLLGWQQNPTQELLSSLDTNHVLIAEIEQGRIPREDRDKEFRGASWLYGGLWEFGGRTTMGAPLYDYAVRLPEMAKRAGSHIAGTAIFTEGLDTNPMAFDLYTEMAWHADAVSLSDWTDEYALRRYGAVDSHAKRAWQILLKTAYGYRADGNMQHGERDASQDSLFNSQPSLTATRAATWSPDVLRYNPDEFAPALTELLQVAPGLRTTETYRYDLVDVARQTMANEGRRLLPLIKQAYDSKDKAAFVRLTQEWLRDMELQDKLLQTSPYFLLGRWLSFVPPWASSPAELDRLNYDARSILTTWGDRKASEYGLHEYGNRDWAGLTSDYYRPRWRMYFDSLADSLATEEAPKSIDWYAFGDRWNHSQKSYAAVPQGDSYPAALAIAHALHLAPNQ; encoded by the coding sequence ATGGGTTTGAGGCACTTACTTTCTACTTCGTTTCTGCTTCTCGGTCTGCTGATACGGCCAGCAATGACTTTTGCCGAGTCGCCTACATTGGCTGTAGAGGGGGTGCTTCAGCGCCTGATGCCACAGCTGGCACGCCAGTTCGATCTGGCTCTGGTTCCGCGGCCAGACAATAAAGACTATTTCCGCATCGCGGGCACTCGAGGGCATATTCGAGTCGAGGCAGCCACACAGCCCACCCTTCTCTACGGCGTTAATTGGTATCTAAAGTATGTTGCGCACTTGCAGGTATCTACCAACGGGGTTCAACTGGGCGCCCCTGGCCTTATACTCGCAGCCCCCAAGACAGCCATTGAGAAGCCTGCACTTTATCGTTGGCGCTATGGGTTGAATGAGAACGTTGACGGCTACTCTGCTCCTTACTGGAACGAGGAGCGCTGGCAGCGTGAGATCGATATTCTCGCATTGAACGGGACGAACGCAGTTCTGATCGAACGCGGCATGGACCTGGTTCTCTACCAGACCTTCCGAGACGCCGGCTACTCCGATGAGGCGATTCGTAACTGGATTGTTCAACCTGCGCACCAGAACTGGCAGCTGATGGGGAATATGTGCTGCTTTCAAGCTCCGATTTCCATGGAGCTTCTTGAGAAGCGATCTCGCTCTGCGCAACAACTGATTGCAACTCTGCGCAGGCTGGGCATTACACCTGTTCTACCTGGATACTATGGCATTGTTCCCGCAGATTTTGCCTCTCTCCATCCGGGCGCACACGTTATCACTCAAGGGGACTGGAACGGATTTACGCGGCCAGGCTGGCTCGATCCGCGTGATTCAAACTTCGACAAACTCGCAGAGTCGTTTTATCGCCATCAGCATGCTCTCTATGGCGATTCGGCGATCTACGATATGGAGATCTTTCAGGAGGGTGGAGCATCGGGCGACGTTCCGGTGCCGGAGGCTGCAAAACAGGTTCAGCGGGCTCTTCTGCGGGCTCACCCAGACGCGCTTTGGATGTTGCTTGGATGGCAGCAGAATCCAACCCAAGAGTTGCTCTCTTCTCTCGACACCAATCACGTTCTCATCGCAGAGATCGAGCAGGGGCGTATACCCCGTGAAGACCGCGACAAAGAATTTCGCGGTGCGTCGTGGCTCTACGGTGGACTGTGGGAGTTTGGTGGACGCACTACGATGGGAGCGCCGCTCTATGACTACGCTGTTCGTCTGCCGGAGATGGCGAAGCGGGCCGGCAGCCACATTGCCGGTACGGCCATCTTCACAGAAGGATTGGATACGAACCCCATGGCCTTTGACCTCTACACTGAGATGGCCTGGCATGCCGATGCGGTTAGTCTGAGTGATTGGACCGACGAATATGCTCTCCGCAGATACGGCGCGGTAGATTCTCACGCGAAAAGGGCGTGGCAGATTCTTCTCAAAACAGCTTATGGATATCGTGCTGACGGCAACATGCAACATGGCGAGCGTGATGCGTCGCAGGACTCTCTCTTCAACTCTCAACCTTCGCTGACAGCAACACGCGCGGCCACGTGGTCTCCCGATGTTCTTCGTTACAATCCGGACGAATTTGCACCGGCTCTTACGGAACTGCTACAGGTTGCGCCTGGGCTGCGAACAACCGAAACGTACCGCTATGATCTTGTCGATGTTGCGCGTCAGACGATGGCCAATGAAGGCCGCCGCCTACTGCCGCTGATCAAGCAGGCCTATGATTCGAAAGATAAAGCTGCGTTTGTCCGGCTGACTCAGGAGTGGCTTCGTGATATGGAGTTGCAGGATAAGTTGCTGCAAACCAGCCCATACTTTCTTCTTGGGAGATGGCTCTCATTTGTTCCGCCATGGGCCTCATCGCCAGCAGAGCTTGATCGTCTCAACTACGATGCCCGGTCGATTCTCACGACCTGGGGCGACCGCAAGGCAAGCGAGTACGGACTTCATGAATACGGCAACCGCGACTGGGCTGGTTTGACGAGCGATTACTACAGACCGCGCTGGCGAATGTACTTCGACTCGCTCGCTGACTCACTAGCGACGGAAGAAGCTCCGAAGAGTATCGACTGGTATGCTTTTGGCGACCGTTGGAATCACAGCCAAAAGAGCTACGCCGCTGTGCCGCAAGGCGACTCCTATCCCGCCGCGCTTGCCATCGCCCACGCTCTTCATCTCGCACCTAACCAATAG